The following proteins come from a genomic window of Haloplasma contractile SSD-17B:
- a CDS encoding GlmL-related ornithine degradation protein, producing MTKIDVLVAEIGSTTTVVNAFSGIHEDGITPIFVAQGQAPTSVDEGDVGIGLNQAIETIEAQIGRQNLKESEVFATSSAAGGLKMTVHGLVYDMTVKAAREAALGAGANIHLVTAGNLTRFDLKKVNKVKPNIILIAGGVDYGEKNTALNNAYEIAELRLNIPVIYAGNCVNHDAVKEIFEECGQSNYLHITENVYPKIDTLNVEPTRQIIQDVFEQHIIHAPGMNKVKETVDQNIIPTPGSVMVAAKLLEEEIGDLIVFDVGGATTDLHSVTTGSEEINKILVNPEPKAKRTVEGDLGVYINRHNIIDMIGKDAITRDLEITEEQLESLLKNFKPIPETELEKRMVERLTKEALSIALNRHSGVFRSLYGSSGRMKVAEGKDLTNVDYVIGTGGALTRLPNRIGMLNTLLRIQDDTKLIPSKNTKILIDQDYIMASLGVLSLKYPEKALELLKNSLGL from the coding sequence ATGACTAAAATAGATGTTCTTGTAGCTGAAATAGGGAGTACAACGACTGTAGTGAACGCATTTTCAGGAATTCATGAGGACGGAATAACTCCGATATTTGTGGCTCAAGGTCAGGCACCAACGTCAGTTGATGAAGGTGATGTCGGTATTGGTTTAAATCAAGCAATTGAGACAATAGAGGCACAAATTGGGAGACAAAATTTAAAAGAATCTGAGGTTTTTGCAACAAGCAGTGCTGCAGGCGGACTTAAAATGACGGTTCACGGTCTAGTTTATGACATGACCGTGAAAGCAGCGAGAGAAGCTGCACTAGGTGCAGGTGCTAATATTCATTTAGTGACTGCAGGTAATCTAACTCGATTTGATTTAAAGAAAGTAAACAAAGTGAAACCGAATATTATACTGATTGCAGGTGGAGTAGACTACGGGGAAAAGAATACTGCCCTAAATAACGCCTATGAAATTGCGGAATTAAGGTTGAACATCCCCGTAATCTATGCCGGTAACTGTGTCAATCATGATGCAGTCAAAGAAATCTTTGAAGAATGTGGTCAATCTAATTATCTACATATTACAGAAAATGTGTATCCTAAGATTGATACGCTTAACGTAGAACCTACAAGACAAATAATACAAGATGTATTTGAACAGCATATCATACATGCACCAGGTATGAATAAGGTTAAGGAAACGGTTGATCAAAATATTATTCCAACTCCAGGCTCAGTCATGGTTGCCGCCAAGTTGTTAGAAGAAGAAATCGGAGATCTAATTGTGTTTGATGTAGGTGGAGCAACTACCGATCTACACTCGGTTACAACTGGATCTGAAGAAATTAATAAAATTTTAGTGAACCCTGAACCAAAAGCCAAACGAACGGTAGAAGGTGATCTTGGCGTTTATATAAACAGGCACAATATTATTGACATGATTGGTAAGGATGCAATTACTCGTGATTTAGAAATCACGGAGGAACAACTTGAATCCTTATTAAAAAATTTTAAACCAATCCCAGAAACCGAATTAGAAAAAAGAATGGTTGAACGTTTGACAAAAGAAGCATTATCGATTGCTCTTAATCGCCACTCTGGCGTATTTAGAAGTCTTTATGGTTCATCAGGGAGAATGAAAGTAGCAGAAGGAAAAGACCTCACTAATGTGGACTATGTGATTGGTACAGGTGGAGCTTTAACAAGGTTACCTAACCGAATTGGGATGCTTAATACGTTACTTAGAATACAAGATGACACCAAACTAATTCCATCTAAAAATACTAAAATTTTAATTGATCAGGATTATATTATGGCATCACTAGGTGTTCTTTCATTAAAATATCCTGAGA